The following are encoded in a window of Corynebacterium argentoratense DSM 44202 genomic DNA:
- a CDS encoding glycerate kinase translates to MPSDAATNPTPSILFAVEAIAGLSATQAAAITSAVMESAFPATHCTVAPYDLNALAAAMVDAGEAQVVTLPTVTADGQLTEASYTLISDGTQAIIDCAPLCASQGGDTYGVGVLVADAISRGVQIIALLIDDVATCDAGTGLLTALGAQFHDAAHTTVAPGALDEIASVDTAQFDVKALGVEFVLVTRDGRRNSPAKPCCTQVCDALGVDPSIAGLAVGGGIGIVLEWMRPGTSPVPAARFIASMLGHDRPSSGSGTDSGDDVADVIVAITDAVTATTVNDVATVAGAFSSTGRPVAFIGTEVELPEAIPHAVIPCGDYADASEAASALQDALVQLMPRLGAR, encoded by the coding sequence ATGCCTTCTGATGCCGCCACCAATCCCACCCCATCAATCCTCTTCGCCGTGGAAGCGATCGCCGGGCTGAGTGCAACCCAAGCCGCCGCTATCACCAGCGCGGTGATGGAGTCCGCGTTCCCCGCGACGCACTGCACCGTCGCCCCTTATGACTTGAACGCTTTAGCTGCGGCTATGGTTGACGCCGGCGAGGCACAGGTCGTCACTCTGCCGACGGTGACAGCAGATGGTCAGCTGACGGAGGCCTCGTACACCCTGATCTCCGACGGCACCCAGGCGATCATCGATTGCGCGCCCCTGTGCGCTAGCCAGGGCGGCGATACCTATGGTGTGGGTGTGTTGGTTGCCGATGCGATCAGCCGCGGCGTACAAATCATCGCCCTACTCATCGACGATGTTGCCACCTGTGATGCCGGCACAGGGCTTCTCACAGCGCTTGGCGCGCAGTTTCATGACGCCGCGCACACCACTGTCGCGCCGGGTGCACTGGATGAGATTGCCTCTGTGGATACCGCCCAGTTCGATGTCAAGGCCTTGGGTGTCGAATTTGTGCTTGTCACCCGCGATGGCCGCCGAAACAGCCCAGCAAAGCCGTGTTGCACTCAGGTCTGTGATGCCCTCGGGGTTGATCCATCCATCGCAGGACTAGCAGTAGGCGGTGGCATTGGTATTGTCCTCGAGTGGATGCGACCTGGCACTTCCCCCGTACCTGCCGCACGTTTTATCGCCTCGATGCTGGGGCATGATCGCCCCAGCTCTGGCTCAGGCACCGACTCTGGTGATGACGTCGCGGATGTCATCGTCGCAATCACCGATGCTGTCACCGCTACAACGGTCAATGACGTCGCGACGGTCGCCGGCGCTTTCTCATCCACCGGCCGGCCGGTGGCATTCATCGGCACCGAGGTTGAATTACCTGAGGCCATCCCCCATGCCGTTATCCCGTGTGGTGACTACGCGGATGCATCGGAGGCAGCGTCCGCGTTGCAGGATGCATTGGTACAGCTTATGCCCCGCCTGGGTGCACGTTAA
- a CDS encoding DivIVA domain-containing protein: MYRVFESLNEMVQIVDQAYGVPMTANCMVPRNEMQLLLDDLRNALPAELDDAQDVLDHQDEIIDEASERARTLVDDAEAEAEQTLAEAKNNAELTIEDAHARATSMVSNAQDEAQRIVDDARREAEAVKSRAEAEAERLIASGNDHYERSINEALAEQHRLVSEAEVVRRANEEAHRIVDAAHAESNQLRGKCDEFVDSKLAEFEASMSAVIRQISADRSALRRGAGASRGQSAERRTHRGYDADGYDSGYDS, encoded by the coding sequence ATGTACCGCGTCTTTGAATCCCTAAACGAAATGGTCCAGATCGTCGACCAGGCTTACGGCGTTCCAATGACCGCCAACTGCATGGTTCCCCGCAACGAGATGCAGTTGCTGCTCGACGATCTCCGCAACGCACTGCCCGCAGAGCTCGATGACGCCCAAGACGTTCTCGACCACCAAGACGAGATCATCGACGAAGCGTCCGAGCGCGCACGCACACTGGTCGACGACGCAGAAGCTGAAGCCGAACAGACACTGGCAGAGGCAAAAAACAATGCCGAGCTGACCATTGAAGATGCGCACGCTCGTGCCACCTCGATGGTCTCTAACGCCCAAGATGAAGCACAGCGCATCGTCGATGACGCGCGTCGCGAAGCCGAGGCTGTGAAGTCCCGTGCAGAGGCTGAAGCCGAGCGTCTGATCGCCAGCGGTAACGATCACTACGAACGCAGCATTAATGAGGCACTGGCCGAGCAACACCGCCTTGTCAGCGAGGCCGAGGTCGTGCGCCGAGCAAACGAGGAAGCACACCGCATCGTCGACGCAGCCCACGCTGAGTCCAACCAGTTGCGCGGCAAGTGTGATGAGTTTGTCGATTCCAAGCTCGCGGAGTTCGAAGCATCCATGTCTGCGGTAATCCGCCAGATCAGCGCTGACCGTAGCGCATTGCGTCGTGGTGCGGGTGCATCCCGTGGCCAGTCCGCCGAGCGTCGTACTCACCGCGGCTACGACGCAGATGGGTACGACTCCGGCTACGATAGCTAG
- a CDS encoding esterase/lipase family protein — translation MNHSLLRPRLRRSVSRRVTGALAVLVACSGILAPAAQAEESTTAAPGGAVKGIPRSTARGAIETNGVEGPIAYSLAQAKWNEYYAGYQPLIPQGTNNPECKVTPEHPEAIIMVHGTVSSFYGDYSNMGARLAQEGWCVFGIDYGAGPRSEDGFGWTSLTESVKQLDAAIAAARATSGAQKVSLVGYSQGSALARYWANKVDKGQHTATVVGIGTPTRGATVRGLTNLIPYLPPQVRDFALSPSLLDLVAGSEFVTMLNEGGETVPGVDYVTINSNFDEVVADLELKAVQGERARNLILQDLCPNTFTDHLYITYDPLTIDTVSRVLVDPDSGAAPDRPQCQPVPLGYGIPDIAYVAYLRKLGFLPGMQAAVTYGPGQGELL, via the coding sequence ATGAACCACAGTCTTCTACGCCCCCGGCTGCGCCGATCTGTCAGCCGGCGCGTCACAGGCGCACTGGCCGTACTTGTTGCTTGCTCAGGCATCCTCGCGCCCGCCGCGCAAGCTGAGGAGTCCACCACCGCCGCCCCAGGCGGTGCCGTCAAAGGTATTCCGCGCAGCACGGCACGAGGGGCAATTGAAACCAACGGGGTGGAAGGCCCCATCGCTTATAGTCTGGCGCAGGCCAAATGGAATGAGTATTACGCCGGCTATCAGCCCCTGATTCCGCAAGGCACCAACAATCCCGAATGCAAGGTCACCCCGGAGCATCCCGAGGCAATCATCATGGTGCATGGCACCGTCTCTAGTTTTTACGGGGACTACTCCAATATGGGCGCACGTTTGGCACAAGAAGGATGGTGCGTGTTTGGTATTGACTACGGTGCCGGCCCGCGCAGTGAGGACGGTTTCGGGTGGACGTCACTGACTGAATCCGTTAAGCAGCTTGACGCCGCGATCGCTGCGGCGCGCGCTACCTCCGGGGCGCAGAAAGTGTCCCTGGTCGGCTATTCCCAAGGCTCTGCTCTGGCCCGCTACTGGGCCAACAAGGTCGATAAGGGCCAGCACACCGCGACGGTTGTGGGAATTGGTACTCCGACCCGCGGTGCCACGGTGCGGGGCCTGACCAACCTGATTCCCTACCTGCCGCCGCAGGTGCGTGACTTCGCGCTGTCGCCCTCACTGCTTGATCTGGTGGCTGGCAGCGAGTTTGTCACCATGCTTAACGAGGGAGGGGAGACCGTGCCCGGCGTGGATTACGTGACCATCAACTCGAATTTCGACGAGGTTGTGGCTGACCTGGAGCTCAAGGCGGTGCAAGGGGAGCGGGCGCGCAACCTGATCCTGCAGGACCTCTGCCCGAATACCTTTACCGATCACCTCTACATCACCTACGACCCGCTGACGATCGACACCGTATCCCGCGTGCTGGTCGACCCGGATTCCGGCGCTGCCCCCGATCGGCCGCAGTGTCAGCCAGTGCCGCTGGGCTATGGGATTCCGGATATCGCCTACGTCGCCTACCTCCGCAAGCTTGGCTTCCTGCCCGGCATGCAGGCAGCTGTCACCTACGGCCCCGGACAAGGGGAGCTGCTGTAA
- a CDS encoding DUF4921 family protein, protein MPHSFNSTPSPQQGPLTAQPEPIKVMADGTIKQVNPFSGTEVWTVPGRGNRPLGITRPNPQPLTPSAHTSTCAFCSDNYLQTPPEKARVTIPSAQATATSSSKAAQTKPRITTHTPARDLFDSVADFRRVANLFEIVTFDYWKANYGFIPSPEITAWRNNYIGNPQGLEHVRKIVASKMNFSGLSAPEIEALTDEEIAKLGWPFFAGGHDLIIGRRHFVDGATHDNQLASAGTLSVDEHRTLIRFTTEAITDLYGSNRYVPYVAAFQNWLKPAGASFDHLHKQLVAIDERGVQQSQEIAQLRHNPNMYNEWAVDYAGYHNLVIAENDHAVCFAGFGHRYPTLEIFSKSACGFPWEQSDEERDAMADLIHACHAAAGPDIPCNEEWHHTPIDLDITMPWRVMIKWRVSTLAGFEGGTKIYLNTLSPQGLRDRMVSAMYELRDQGHIARNIRIATECLLPRNSLRYNPFLGL, encoded by the coding sequence ATGCCGCACAGCTTCAACAGCACACCATCGCCCCAGCAGGGTCCACTCACCGCCCAACCCGAACCCATCAAGGTGATGGCTGACGGCACCATTAAGCAGGTCAACCCCTTTTCCGGTACAGAAGTCTGGACCGTACCCGGCCGCGGCAACCGCCCCCTCGGTATAACCCGCCCGAACCCGCAACCACTGACTCCCAGCGCCCACACCTCCACATGCGCATTCTGCTCCGACAACTACCTGCAGACGCCACCCGAAAAAGCGCGCGTCACCATCCCCAGTGCCCAAGCCACCGCGACGTCATCATCCAAAGCCGCGCAAACAAAGCCACGCATCACAACGCACACACCAGCTAGAGACCTGTTCGACAGCGTCGCCGACTTCCGGCGGGTCGCCAACCTTTTCGAAATCGTCACCTTTGACTATTGGAAAGCCAACTACGGCTTCATCCCCTCGCCCGAAATCACCGCATGGCGCAACAACTACATTGGCAACCCCCAGGGCCTAGAGCACGTGCGGAAAATCGTCGCCTCCAAAATGAACTTCTCGGGTCTGAGCGCCCCCGAGATTGAGGCGCTCACAGACGAAGAAATCGCCAAACTAGGCTGGCCCTTCTTCGCAGGCGGCCACGACCTCATCATCGGCCGGAGACACTTCGTCGATGGAGCCACCCACGACAACCAACTCGCCAGCGCCGGGACGTTAAGCGTCGACGAACACCGCACACTCATCCGCTTCACCACCGAAGCAATCACCGACCTCTACGGATCCAACCGCTACGTGCCCTATGTCGCAGCCTTCCAAAACTGGCTGAAACCCGCCGGCGCATCCTTCGATCACCTGCACAAACAACTCGTGGCCATCGACGAACGCGGCGTCCAGCAATCGCAAGAAATCGCACAACTGCGGCACAACCCCAACATGTACAACGAATGGGCAGTCGACTACGCCGGCTACCACAACCTCGTCATCGCAGAAAACGATCACGCCGTCTGCTTCGCAGGCTTCGGGCACCGCTACCCCACCCTCGAAATCTTCTCAAAATCCGCTTGCGGCTTCCCATGGGAGCAAAGCGACGAAGAACGCGACGCCATGGCAGACCTGATCCACGCCTGCCACGCCGCCGCCGGCCCCGACATCCCCTGCAACGAAGAATGGCACCACACCCCCATCGACCTCGACATCACAATGCCCTGGCGCGTGATGATTAAATGGCGCGTCTCCACCCTCGCCGGATTTGAAGGCGGCACCAAAATCTACCTCAACACCCTGTCACCTCAAGGGCTACGCGACCGGATGGTCAGCGCCATGTACGAACTCCGCGACCAAGGACACATCGCACGCAACATCCGGATCGCTACCGAATGCCTTCTACCCCGAAACAGCCTCCGCTACAACCCCTTCTTGGGGCTATAA
- the gdhA gene encoding NADP-specific glutamate dehydrogenase codes for MTVEEQVASYYDMLLKRNAGEPEFHQAVAEVLDSLKIVLEKDPHYADYGLIQRLCEPERQIMFRVPWVDDEGVVQVNRGFRVQFNSAIGPYKGGLRFHPSVNLGIIKFLGFEQIFKNSLTGLPIGGGKGGSDFDPKGKSDAEIMRFCQSFMTELYRHIGEYRDVPAGDIGVGGREIGYLFGQYRRLANQHESGVLTGKGLTWGGSLVRTEATGYGLVYFTKEMLAAHGASFSGSKVIVSGSGNVAIYAIEKVQELGATVIGFSDSSGWVSCPGGVDVAKLKEIKEVRRGRVSAYVDEVEGAEFHSEGSIWDLECDIALPCATQNELDGEHAKKLADNGCRFVAEGANMPSTADAIEVYRERGIHFGPGKAANAGGVATSALEMQQNASRDSWSFEYTDQRLHDIMANIFKTCAETAKEYGHEGDYVIGANIAGFKKVADAMLAQGVI; via the coding sequence ATGACCGTCGAAGAGCAGGTCGCCAGCTACTACGACATGCTGCTCAAGCGCAACGCCGGCGAGCCCGAATTCCACCAGGCTGTCGCCGAGGTGCTCGACTCCCTCAAGATCGTCCTCGAAAAAGACCCCCACTACGCCGACTACGGACTCATCCAACGCCTCTGCGAACCTGAGCGCCAGATCATGTTCCGTGTCCCGTGGGTAGACGACGAAGGCGTCGTTCAGGTCAACCGCGGTTTCCGCGTCCAGTTCAACTCCGCAATCGGCCCATACAAGGGCGGCCTGCGTTTCCACCCCTCCGTTAACCTGGGCATCATCAAGTTCCTCGGCTTCGAGCAGATCTTCAAAAACTCCCTCACCGGCCTGCCCATCGGCGGCGGCAAGGGTGGCTCCGACTTCGACCCCAAAGGCAAGTCTGACGCGGAAATCATGCGCTTCTGCCAGTCCTTCATGACCGAACTGTACCGCCACATCGGCGAATACAGGGACGTCCCGGCCGGCGACATCGGCGTTGGTGGCCGCGAAATCGGCTACCTCTTCGGCCAGTACCGTCGCCTCGCTAACCAGCACGAATCCGGCGTTCTCACCGGCAAGGGCCTGACCTGGGGTGGCTCCCTGGTGCGTACCGAAGCAACCGGCTACGGTCTGGTCTACTTCACCAAGGAAATGCTCGCAGCCCACGGCGCATCCTTCTCCGGCTCCAAGGTCATCGTCTCCGGCTCCGGCAACGTCGCCATCTACGCCATCGAAAAGGTCCAGGAACTCGGCGCAACCGTTATCGGTTTCTCCGACTCCAGCGGCTGGGTATCCTGCCCCGGCGGTGTTGACGTCGCGAAGCTCAAGGAGATCAAGGAAGTTCGCCGCGGGCGCGTCAGCGCCTACGTCGACGAAGTTGAAGGTGCCGAATTCCACTCTGAGGGCTCCATCTGGGACCTCGAGTGCGACATCGCGCTGCCATGCGCCACCCAGAACGAGCTCGATGGCGAGCACGCAAAGAAGCTCGCAGACAACGGCTGCCGCTTCGTCGCCGAGGGCGCCAACATGCCCTCCACCGCAGATGCTATCGAGGTCTACCGCGAGCGCGGCATCCACTTCGGCCCCGGCAAAGCTGCCAACGCTGGCGGTGTTGCTACCTCCGCACTCGAGATGCAGCAGAACGCATCCCGCGACTCCTGGTCCTTCGAATACACCGACCAGCGCCTGCATGACATCATGGCCAACATCTTCAAGACCTGTGCAGAAACCGCCAAGGAATACGGCCACGAGGGCGACTACGTCATCGGTGCTAACATTGCCGGCTTCAAGAAGGTTGCCGACGCAATGCTTGCACAGGGCGTCATCTAA